The proteins below come from a single Mus musculus strain C57BL/6J chromosome 5, GRCm38.p6 C57BL/6J genomic window:
- the Gm21083 gene encoding predicted gene, 21083, producing the protein MALFARLCRLFQRANVDGRETREGRKDADLPPESNEGRRRVTWRMWMALRQTSSPVPVISKKQFEKEEKKLIKEIQLTTEETNELRDRLIYVTEGSMNKRPYHRQNPLYEKLKLKEKEIMTFLHNLEMENMEAQENKQELKKETHFYRNLHSRLLMEENLIKKKLMTLQQESKEVQADWAIIHQCLVELNLSGKDEQEENSNLETPEYQVSETARELGLATAEEDSILQNELPGQEAPAEHHLQDPQSSSDESSSI; encoded by the exons ATGGCCTTGTTTGCCCGACTCTGCAGACTTTTTCAGAGAGCCAATGTGGAtgggagagagaccagagaggggaggaaggatgctGACCTTCCACCTGAGAGTAATGAAGGACGAAGGAGGGTGACTTGGCGAATGTGGA TGGCTCTCAGACAGACATCATCCCCTGTACCTGTCATAAGCAAGAAGCAgtttgagaaggaagagaaaaagctgATCAAAGAGATCCAGCTCACTACCGAGGAGACAAATGAGCTGAGAGATCGCCTGATCTATGTGACCGAGGGATCCATGAACAAGAG GCCCtaccacaggcaaaatcccctttATGAAAAATTGAAGTTAAAGGAGAAGGAGATCATGACATTTCTACACAACTTAGAGATGGAGAACATGGAGGCCCAAGAGAACAAGCAGGAGCTCAAGAAGGAGACACATTTCTATCG TAACCTGCACAGCCGGCTCCTGATGGAGGAGAATCTTATAAAGAAGAAGTTGATGACATTGCAGCAGGAGAGCAAGGAAGTACAGGCTGATTGGGCCATCATTCACCAATGTTTggtggaattgaacctgagtggTAAAGACGAACAGGAGGAGAACAGCAATCTTGAGACTCCAGAATATCAG GTCTCAGAAACTGCAAGAGAGCTGGGATTGGCCACAGCTGAAGAAGACAGCATCCTGCAGAATGAGTTGCCAGGCCAGGAGGCCCCTGCTGAGCAccatctccaggacccacaaTCTTCCTCGGATGAATCTTCTTCCATATAA